The proteins below come from a single Etheostoma spectabile isolate EspeVRDwgs_2016 chromosome 4, UIUC_Espe_1.0, whole genome shotgun sequence genomic window:
- the LOC116688532 gene encoding G-protein coupled receptor 61: MEPTWNSSHPPPQLMSNMSASYLPEGWALSQSLALLAMLLMDLLAVVGNVAVMTVIAKAPQLHKFAFVFHLCMVDLLAALVLMPLGMLSSRAFFGEALCRSYLFLSVCLVSAAILSISVINVERYYYIIHPMRYEVKMTVGLVASVLVGIWVKALAMSALPLLAWFLQGGRTPLLESSGVGGGGAVTSPPAQGHRRCSLHWTGGGSNRLAFMALFTLVYFLCPVLVILVVYCNMFKVARVAAMHHGPLPTWMNTPRRQRSESLSSRSTMVTSSGTGTGTGRATPQRPFGGGKAAAVLAAVGGQFLCCWLPYFTFHLYSALAASPPATLASLEEVVTWIGYFCFTSNPFFYGCLNRQIRDELGKHLPCLFRRAGVEMEDRLPSREGSIEENFLQFLQGTGCNLDPQNSHSTSSPKGEACCPVAQSQPPEPAQTIPIDFRIPGQIAEETSEFIETEHAKNNHIYIDN, encoded by the coding sequence ATGGAGCCAACGTGGAACTCCTCCCACCCACCTCCACAGCTCATGTCCAACATGTCTGCCTCCTATCTGCCTGAGGGCTGGGCTCTGTCCCAGTCGCTAGCCCTGCTGGCTATGCTACTCATGGATCTGCTGGCTGTGGTGGGTAATGTGGCTGTCATGACGGTCATTGCTAAGGCCCCACAGCTCCACAAGTTTGCCTTTGTCTTCCACCTGTGCATGGTGGACCTTCTCGCAGCCCTGGTGCTGATGCCCCTTGGCATGCTCTCAAGCCGAGCCTTCTTCGGGGAGGCCCTGTGCCGGAGCTACCTCTTTCTCAGTGTGTGCCTGGTGAGTGCTGCCATCCTCTCTATCTCCGTCATCAATGTGGAGCGTTATTACTACATCATACACCCAATGCGCTATGAAGTAAAAATGACTGTTGGCCTAGTAGCTTCAGTACTTGTTGGGATCTGGGTCAAAGCCCTGGCCATGTCTGCCTTGCCGCTGCTTGCTTGGTTCCTGCAAGGTGGAAGAACTCCTCTTCTGGAGAGTagtggggtggggggaggaggggcAGTCACATCTCCACCTGCTCAGGGTCACCGGCGCTGCTCACTACATTGGACAGGGGGAGGGTCAAACCGCTTGGCCTTCATGGCCCTGTTTACTCTGGTGTATTTCCTGTGTCCAGTATTGGTCATTCTTGTTGTGTACTGCAATATGTTCAAAGTGGCTCGGGTTGCAGCAATGCACCATGGGCCTCTGCCCACCTGGATGAACACGCCTCGTCGCCAGCGGTCAGAATCACTCAGCAGCCGTTCCACGATGGTTACCAGCTCTGGGACAGGGACTGGGACAGGCAGAGCCACTCCGCAACGCCCCTTTGGGGGTGGAAAGGCTGCAGCAGTGTTGGCAGCAGTAGGTGGGCAATTCCTTTGTTGCTGGCTGCCATACTTTACTTTCCACCTGTATTCAGCACTGGCTGCCAGCCCTCCAGCCACACTCGCCTCTCTGGAGGAGGTGGTCACTTGGATTGGCTACTTCTGCTTCACGTCCAATCCCTTCTTTTATGGCTGTCTCAACAGACAGATCCGGGATGAGTTGGGCAAGCATCTGCCTTGTCTGTTTCGTCGAGCAGGGGTTGAGATGGAAGACAGACTGCCCAGCCGTGAAGGATCCATTGAGGAGAATTTCCTTCAGTTTCTTCAGGGCACCGGCTGCAACTTAGATCCTCAAAACTCTCACAGCACCTCCAGCCCTAAAGGGGAGGCCTGCTGCCCCGTGGCTCAGTCCCAACCACCGGAACCGGCACAGACCATACCGATAGATTTCCGGATCCCTGGACAAATTGCAGAGGAGACTTCAGAATTTATTGAGACGGAACATGCTAAAAACAACCATATTTATATAGACAATTAA
- the LOC116687839 gene encoding RNA-binding protein 15-like: protein MKGKERSPVKKRSRAPDESRDRGGSHPGSKKIGALSTAAGNNGNVSAHSGASSRRSVHSEKRDMRDLDGHNSSSRTSSGYDYGIVPGNKPYSGADVDAETSRSGSRSDLRPPSTPENEYKTLKISELGNQLNDEEIEDGLFHEFKRFGDVSVKISRENDERVAYVNFRRPEDARSAKHARGKLVLYDRPLKIETVYTNRRRSRSPVSKDNFSPGHRHLHSQRPLSPTGLGYRGYRLQQLALGRLPPPPATPHIRDLERDRDFSVYDARNRPPFVPDCAVFRDEDLMTPEDDQRANRTLFLGNLDVSVTESDLRRAFDRFGVITEVDIKRAVRGQNNNYGFIKFENLDMAHRAKVAMSGKVVGHNTVKIGYGKPTPSTRLWVGGLGPWVPLAALAKEFDRFGTIRTIDYRKGEVWAYIQYESLDAAQAACTHMRGFPLGGPDRRLRVDFAETDHRYQQQQQQYVQLPLPLPHYDFVPEPFAHRLTDSVRMRERSPPLLSRFRDRDLYSNAEWSGMAVHDRMRGAGFDPIDRLDRRSHETWSIERERELQGRDLSRKRRHLDDGGRLDHSPDNTDFVLRRHGSSLERSPGDGGRCSDPERLPRSGRTSPVRERQNTGFGDKRRKTLSPAAPDSEKDRKRKTSDPSKSPARKEDRLEPLSSSFKSGQQSKPAAGGQKLSQVWQGVLLLKNSSFPTSLHLLEGDMAVATGLLLQGSAGGQASQLKISQRLRLEQPKLDEVSRRIKAAGSSGYAILLAVPGKSEDGGIQDASSSAERPLKNLVSYLKQKEAAGIISLSVGGSRDKDHVGVLHAFPPCEFSQQFVDASAKAFAKSEDDYMVMIIIRGAS, encoded by the coding sequence ATGAAAGGGAAAGAGCGGTCACCGGTGAAAAAACGCTCCCGCGCGCCAGATGAAAGTAGAGACCGAGGAGGAAGCCACCCGGGCAGCAAGAAGATCGGAGCCCTGTCAACTGCTGCCGGCAACAACGGCAACGTCTCTGCTCATAGCGGCGCTTCATCCAGGAGAAGTGTACACAGTGAGAAAAGAGACATGAGGGATTTAGACGGACATAATTCATCCAGTCGGACTAGCAGCGGCTACGACTACGGGATTGTTCCGGGAAACAAGCCATATAGCGGCGCTGACGTCGACGCGGAAACATCCAGGTCCGGTTCACGCAGCGACCTGCGGCCTCCGTCAACCCCAGAAAATGAGTACAAGACTCTCAAAATAAGTGAACTGGGCAACCAGTTGAACGACGAGGAGATAGAAGATGGACTGTTTCACGAGTTTAAGAGGTTTGGTGACGTGAGTGTTAAAATTAGCCGAGAAAACGACGAGAGGGTGGCGTATGTAAACTTTAGGAGGCCTGAAGACGCCCGTTCGGCTAAACACGCCCGCGGGAAGCTGGTGTTGTACGACCGGCCTCTGAAAATAGAGACAGTTTACACGAACAGACGCAGAAGCCGCTCCCCTGTTTCAAAGGACAATTTCTCCCCGGGACACAGGCATCTCCACTCTCAGAGACCTCTGTCTCCCACTGGCTTGGGGTACAGAGGCTACCGGTTACAGCAGCTGGCTCTGGGCCGTCTCCCCCCTCCTCCAGCAACACCTCACATAAGAGAtctggaaagagacagagatttTTCTGTGTATGATGCCAGGAATAGACCCCCGTTCGTCCCTGATTGTGCTGTTTTCCGTGATGAGGACCTAATGACCCCTGAGGATGACCAGAGGGCAAACAGGACTCTGTTTCTGGGCAATCTGGACGTCAGTGTGACAGAGAGTGACCTGAGGAGGGCGTTTGACAGGTTTGGGGTGATAACAGAGGTGGACATAAAGCGGGCAGTGAGAGGCCAGAACAACAACTATGGATTCATCAAGTTTGAGAATCTTGACATGGCTCACCGTGCCAAAGTAGCAATGTCAGGGAAAGTAGTGGGCCACAACACAGTTAAAATTGGCTATGGTAAACCCACACCCTCGACCAGGCTGTGGGTGGGGGGCCTTGGACCCTGGGTTCCACTTGCTGCACTAGCCAAGGAGTTTGACCGCTTTGGCACCATCAGGACTATAGACTACAGGAAAGGTGAGGTGTGGGCTTACATCCAGTATGAAAGTTTGGATGCTGCTCAGGCTGCATGTACTCATATGAGAGGCTTCCCTCTCGGTGGCCCTGACAGAAGACTCCGGGTGGACTTTGCGGAGACAGATCATCGCtaccagcagcaacagcagcagtatGTGCAgctccccctccccctgccACACTATGACTTTGTTCCTGAACCCTTTGCCCACCGCCTTACAGACTCAGTGAGAATGAGGGAGAGATCTCCTCCACTTCTTTCTCGCTTCAGAGACAGGGATCTGTACTCCAATGCTGAATGGTCAGGCATGGCTGTCCATGACAGGATGCGAGGAGCAGGCTTTGATCCCATAGATCGCCTGGACAGACGTTCCCATGAGACCTGGTCAATAGAGCGTGAGCGTGAGCTACAGGGCAGAGATCTAAGCCGCAAAAGGAGACATTTAGATGATGGCGGCCGGCTGGATCATTCACCTGACAACACTGACTTTGTCCTGCGACGTCATGGCAGCTCATTAGAGCGCAGCCCTGGTGATGGGGGACGCTGCAGTGACCCTGAACGCCTACCTCGCTCTGGCAGAACCTCCCCGGTTAGAGAGCGCCAGAACACTGGCTTTGGAgacaagagaagaaaaacacttaGCCCTGCTGCGCCAGACTCTGAGAAGGACCGCAAACGCAAAACCAGTGACCCATCTAAGAGCCCAGCGAGAAAGGAGGATCGTTTAGaacctctttcctcctccttcaAGTCTGGCCAGCAGTCTAAGCCGGCAGCTGGAGGACAGAAGCTGAGTCAGGTCTGGCAGGGCGTCCTCCTGCTGAAGAATAGCAGCTTTCCTACATCACTGCACCTTCTGGAAGGGGACATGGCAGTGGCTACCGGTCTGCTGTTGCAGGGCTCTGCAGGGGGTCAAGCGTCCCAGTTGAAGATCAGCCAGCGCCTGCGCCTGGAACAGCCCAAGCTGGATGAAGTTTCTCGTCGCATCAAGGCCGCTGGCTCCAGCGGATACGCCATCCTCCTGGCCGTGCCCGGGAAATCTGAAGATGGAGGGATCCAGGACGCCAGCAGCTCTGCTGAGAGACCACTGAAGAACCTGGTGTCCTACCTGAAGCAGAAGGAGGCAGCCGGCATCATCAGCCTCTCTGTCGGGGGCAGCCGTGACAAGGATCACGTAGGAGTCCTCCACGCTTTCCCCCCATGTGAGTTCTCACAACAGTTTGTGGATGCTTCTGCCAAAGCCTTTGCCAAATCAGAAGACGACTACATGGTGATGATTATTATCAGAGGAGcatcataa
- the LOC116687838 gene encoding amphoterin-induced protein 1-like — MLGSLWISHGATKVFRGRSFITVLSLALLLPTVRVSAQLIGSPLDCKTCVCASNIVSCSKMNLTNVPTTLPQYTAVLDLSFNTITKLRAEWTPKTLSRLHSLLLSHNGLTFLSSEAFVYVTKLRYLDLSSNGLRQLDELIFEPLEHLEVLLLYSNRISQIDRTAFSGLVSLQRLYLSQNQISRFPLELVKERSRLETLRLLDVSSNRIKSLPLYELQALPAWIKNGLYFHNNPLTCSCEVHDMMARWYLKGLSSATDFKDSHTCVLPGQQKEKMVILDLDKLYLNCSEVKMIDKETYLEQFLLLDCDTREKDMMKSWALPGNIPLSPEHKTALMRPDGSLQIGPLKAEDSGVYTCYATSDLFNETLYVSVMVMNSTKSGGLENLKTAYTTLVACLVSLVMVLIYLYLTPCRCACCPGQGLNKSDPRDSLHSSTVSITQTHEETGQERMEGGGFAYRHVAFLQPKDQLEQNGRLNPIGEEDEEWQGDSRERRRSDAESVSSVCSDTPMVV; from the coding sequence ATGTTGGGGTCACTCTGGATTTCCCATGGTGCCACCAAAGTGTTCAGAGGAAGAAGCTTCATCACAGTTCTATCTCTGGCTTTATTGTTGCCCACAGTGAGAGTCAGTGCACAGTTAATAGGAAGCCCTCTGGACTGCAAAACTTGTGTGTGCGCCAGCAACATTGTTAGCTGTTCCAAAATGAATCTAACCAACGTTCCCACCACTCTTCCACAATATACAGCTGTTCTGGACCTCAGCTTCAACACCATCACCAAGCTACGTGCTGAATGGACCCCCAAAACTCTCAGCAGACTACACAGTCTGCTGCTAAGCCACAATGGCCTCACCTTCCTCTCCTCTGAGGcgtttgtgtatgtgacaaagCTACGTTACCTGGACCTTTCCTCCAATGGCCTCCGCCAGTTGGACGAGTTAATTTTTGAGCCGCTGGAGCACCTGGAGGTGCTGCTGCTTTACAGCAACCGCATCTCTCAGATAGATCGCACTGCCTTCTCTGGCCTCGTCAGCCTGCAGAGGCTCTACCTGAGCCAGAACCAGATCTCACGCTTTCCCTTGGAGCTGGTGAAGGAGCGGAGCCGGCTGGAAACTCTTAGGCTGCTGGATGTGTCGTCCAACCGAATCAAATCCCTGCCCCTCTATGAGCTTCAGGCTCTGCCTGCCTGGATCAAGAATGGCCTGTACTTTCACAACAACCCTCTGACCTGCAGCTGTGAGGTGCATGACATGATGGCACGGTGGTACCTTAAGGGGCTCAGCTCAGCCACGGACTTCAAGGACAGCCACACATGTGTGTTACCAGGCcagcagaaagagaaaatggTCATACTGGACCTGGACAAGCTCTATTTGAACTGCAGTGAGGTCAAAATGATAGACAAAGAAACCTATCTGGAGCAGTTCCTGCTCCTGGACTGTGACACCAGGGAGAAGGACATGATGAAGAGCTGGGCGCTGCCTGGAAACATCCcactgtctccagaacacaagACTGCTTTGATGCGTCCAGATGGCAGCCTCCAGATTGGGCCCCTGAAGGCAGAGGACTCAGGGGTGTACACTTGCTATGCCACCAGTGACTTATTTAATGAGACGCTGTATGTATCTGTAATGGTGATGAATTCCACCAAAAGTGGTGGACTGGAGAACCTAAAAACGGCCTATACCACCCTCGTAGCATGTCTGGTCAGTTTAGTTATGGTTCTCATCTACCTCTATCTCACACCCTGCCGCTGCGCCTGTTGTCCAGGTCAGGGCCTGAATAAAAGCGATCCCAGAGACAGCCTCCACTCTTCAACTGTAAGTATCACTCAGACACACGAGGAGACGGGGCAGGAAAGAATGGAAGGTGGGGGCTTTGCCTACAGACATGTGGCCTTCTTGCAACCCAAGGACCAGCTGGAGCAGAACGGGAGGTTGAACCCAATAGGCGAGGAAGATGAGGAGTGGCAGGGGGACagcagggagagaaggaggtcTGACGCGGAGTCTGTCAGCTCCGTGTGCTCCGATACTCCCATGGTGGTGTAA